ATCGCCTTTGAAACAGCTCAGAAGCGTCGCGGCCAGCTCTGCTCAGTAGATAAATCAAACGTGCTAGAGGTGTCGCAGCTGTGGCGCGATCGCATCACGGCCCTATCCGCTGACTATCCCAACATTGAGCTCTCTCATATGTATGTAGATAACGCGGCCATGCAGTTAGTGCGCTGGCCCAAACAGTTCGATACCATTGTCACTGGCAACCTCTTCGGCGATATCCTGTCTGATGAAGCGGCCATGCTCACTGGCAGTATTGGAATGCTGCCGTCTGCTAGTCTAGGGGCAGACGGGCCGGGAGTGTATGAGCCCGTTCACGGATCGGCCCCTGATATTGCCGGTCAAGACAAGGCCAACCCCCTAGCGCAGGTGCTGAGTGCCGCTATGATGCTACGCTACGACCTGGATCAGCCCGCCGCCGCCGACCGCCTGGAGCAAGCCGTTTTGACCGTGCTCGATCAAGGCTACCGAACGGGTGACATCATGGCCGAGGGCATGACTGCCGTGGGCTGCAAGGGCATGGGTGAAGTGCTGCTGAAAGCGCTCTCTTAAGGAATATTAAGGATTTGCTGCCTCCTGGTAGATCGATTACAGTCTTGTCTAGATGAGTCACCATTAGCCGTGTACGGTCTACAGCAACCCACTTCTCAGAGTCCTACGCCCGCCCTGTTGAAAGAGCCCAACGGTCTGCCGCCCGTACTGGATCCTACCCTGCTCAAGGCAGCTCGCCAGATCTATCGAACCTACTATGAAGTTCACCCGGAGGAGATGCAGCGCCCGATTGGGGTGGCGATTAGTCGCAAGACTCATCGCGGCAAACTGATTTTCGGTGGCAAGCCTATTCTGCTGCCGATTGAGCGGTTCATTCCGCTCAATCAGATTGAACCGGGCCTGCACTAGTCATGGTTTCCTGGAGTGACGGCTACGTCACTGAAATTGAATATACCCACGGCTTTTACCGGGAACTGGCCCCCGCTCACCTGCAGTTTGCTCTGCTTTGTGCTGGGTTGAGCCGACCGCCCGATCACGGCTTTACCTGGGCTGAGCTGGGCTGCGGCCAAGGTTTTACAGCCAACCTGGTAGCAGCGGCTAACCCTCAGAGTCGGTTTTTTGCGACTGATTTTAACCCCAGCCATATTGCGACTGCCCGCCGCTTTCAATCTGAGGTGGCGCTCGATAACGTTACCTTTAGCGAAAATAGCTTTGAGCAGTACATTGAGGCAGATCTGCCGCCTTTAGATTACATTTGCCTGCACGGCATTTACAGCTGGATCTCCTCGGAAAACCGGGCGCACATCGTAGAGTTTATGCGCCGCCATTTGAAGCCTTCGGGTGTCGTTTATATCAGCTATAACTGCTATCCCGGCTGGGCAGCAATCATGCCGCTGCAGCGGCTGATTTACGAGCAAGGGCAGGCCAGCGGTGGACCTCTTTTAGATCGGGTCGATCAGGCGCTGCAGTTTGTGCAGAAGTTGTCTGAGTCAGATACTGGCTACTTCAAAGCCAATCCGCTGGCGGCTCAGCGGCTGAACCAGCTCCAGAAGCAAAACCGGCATTACCTGGCCCACGAATATTTCAATGACCACTGGCATCCGCTGTTTGTTACCCAGGTGGCTGCAGAGCTGTCGCCAGCCAAGCTGATGTTTGCTGCCTCGGCCAATCTGCTCGACCATATCGATGCGCTCAACATTCCTCAGTCAGCCCGGGAGCTGTTTGCCAGCGTCAAAGATCCGCTGCAGCGTCAACTGGTGCGAGATTATTTGATCAACCAACAGTTTAGGCGTGATCTGTTTATTCGGGGAGCAGTACGGCTCAGCCCGCTAGAGCAGCTAGAGAAGCTGAGGCAGCAGGGGTTTGTCTTGACTCAACTGGCGGCTAACATTCCCTTCAAGTTTCAGTCGCCACTGGGAGAGGTTGCCTTGCAGGCCGATATCTACCGGCCGCTAATTGACGCTTTGAGCGAGAAACCCACCACGCTAGGGCAGCTGACTCAGCACAGTGGGCTAAAGCAGCTGAGCCTGGAAAGGCTGTTGGAAGCTCTGATGGTGTTGGTGGGCGCGAATTGGGCGGCTCCAACCTTGCCCGAAGCTGATTTAGCGCAGCGGCGACAGAGCACTGAGCGGTTTAATCGAGCGGTGCTAGAGCAGAGCCAATACAGCGCCGATCTGCAGTTTTTAGCATCGCCCCTAATTGGTAGCGGGGTTGGCTTAGACCGAATCGACCAGCTAATTTTGCTGGGGCTGATTCGCAAACAGGAGGCGGCAGCCTTTGCCTGGCAGATATTGTCGGCCCAAAAACAAACTTTGGTAAAAGACGGTCAGCCGCTCAAAACGCCTGAGGAAAATTTGCAGGAGCTTAGGCATAAGGAGACTGTGCTAGTCCAGCAGAGACTGCCTCTACTCAAACAACTTCAGGTCGTCGCCTGATGCGGGCGTTAAATCGGTTTTGCTGCAGCTAAATGGAGCTGTAGCGAGCATTTAACCGACGCAGAATAACTGGCCCGATCAGAATAATCAAGATGGCGCAGACAGGGGTGTAGCGAAAGGCTCAGAAGCCTTGAATACTACGGCACCAAAATCAGCTTTCCAATGTGCTTGCCCTGCTCCATCACGGCCTGGGCCTGACGCACCTCTCGTAGGGAAAACTGGGCGGCGACGGGCATCTGGTATGTGCCGTCGGTAACTCTCTGCAGAACGTGCTCATACGCTGCTTGTTCAACCCCACTGCCGGATAGCTGATTGAGCACCCAGCCTCGCAGAGACGCCATTTTGCGAATTAGCGGATGGACGTTGACGACATCGGGCTTGCCTAGCAGGCCGTAGATCCAGAGGGTGCCGCCGTGGGCTAGGAGGCGAATCTCGGTATTAAGGAAGTCTCCGGCAGCGACTGGATCAAAAATCACGTTAAAGCCTTTGCCGCTGGTCAGCTTTTTGGCTGCTCGGTACCAGTCGGTGTCGCGGGTCAAAATCAGGTGGTCGTAGGGAGCTTCTGGCATGGCCTGCAGCTTTGCCAGCTTGTCGGCGCTGGTGGTGGTGCCGACAGCAATACCGCCATGGTGCTTGACGACCTGGGCGGCTGCGATCGCAACGCTGCTGCTCGCCCCTGGAATGAGAACTGTTTGCCCCGGCTGCAGGGCCTGCTGCCACACCAGGCAGCCCCAGGCCGTCAGGTAGGGTAGCCAGAGCGTCCCTAGCAGTTCATTGGGCACCCCTGCGGGGGCTGGAACGGTCTGGTCGGCCCGCACGACGTAGTGCGACTGATAGGTGCCCTGGCCTTGGCCCTTGCTGGCCGGAGCATCTAGCGTGAGGATGACGCGTTGACCGGGGTTGCGATCGCTCACCCTAGAACCAACCGCTACAATCACACCACCGCCCTCCAATCCAGGTGTAAAGGGAGGATTGCCCGATATCAGGCGGTATTCACCTCGTCGGGCCATGAGTTCAGCGTTGTTCATGCCGATGCTGGTTAGCCCCACGACGACCTCCCCGGCTGCCGGGATCGGATCGGGCAGATCGACGATGTCTAACTGCTCAACTCCCCCAAATGCTCGAACGATGACCTTATACATACGGCTTCTTTTCCAGCGATAAGGCAGCAAAGTTCACTTATTATTGCTTTTTAACACGCATTCTGGATGATTGAAGATTTTCAGCTCGATTGGGGCGATTACTAGCAGATTGTCTGGATTTGAGCAGCAAAAACAGCTGAATCGACAGAATTCGACAATAGCTGGTTTGCCACCTGTGGCTCGATAATCTAAATAAATATTGCCCAAGACCTCTCTCGGTCAACCTGGCCTCCCGTGGGGATCAGGCGGATCGGGAAAGGCCCTGAGTGAATAACCAGTTTTAGGCGTGGCTATGTTTCTCGTAGAAGCATAGCCATTTCTTAACGGTAGCTAATCAACGCATGGACAACCAGTCAATCGGCTAAGCAGCCGAGTGTGGAGTGTATTGAACCGTATGCCGCAATTGAATTCACGCAAGACGATAAAGACCTCGGTAGATCTGTTGTTGATGCTGATATTGACAAACGGGATCTTGCTGGGCTTTCCAGCGGTTTTGTATATTCTGCTGTTGAGACGTGGAGGCACACTGCTGCCGCTGCAGCTTGCGATCTCCGGGGTTTACCTGCTGGCAGCCTTCATCCTGACTGCTGAGACAGGGGCTGTTTTATGGGCACTCGGCCAGTCTAGGCAGACCACCATGCGAGGCCTTCTACAGCGTTTTCTGAGGAGACGTCCTGAGCTGCATCCAACTGCTGCTCGCGGGCCAGAGGCCCTGAGCCGATTGCCCTTGGCGTCAACCCCGCCGGTTTCTATTGTGGTGGTCGCCTACCTGCCCAATGAACAGAGCATTATTCTCGAAACTCTGCAGCATATCCTGACTCAGGTAGATTGGCCTACCTCTCGGCTAGAGGTGATTTTGGCCTATAACACGCCGACAGCGCTGCCGATTGAGGCCGATTTGCAGCGTTTGGCAGAGACAAACCCGACGCTGAAACTGCTGCGGGTAGAGAGCAGCACGTCCAAGGCTCAAAACTTAAATGCAGCCCTGCAGATCGCTACTGGCAAGATGACCTGTATTTTCGATGCCGATCACCACCCGGGGGCTGACTGCCTGATCCGGGCTTGGCAGTGGCTGCAGCAGGGCCAGTATGACCTAGTGCAGGGCCGCAACATTATCCGCAACCATGGCGAAAACTGGCTGACCCAGCTAATTGCCGTGGAGTTTGAGTGCCTCTATGGCGTTAGCCACTATGGCCGCTCTCTGCTGGTAGATACGGCTTTGTTTGGTGGCTCTAACGGCTACTGGCGCACGTCTGCGCTGCGGCGGGTCTGCTTTCGCGCCACTATGCTGACTGAGGATATTGACGCGACGCTGCGGGCCTTGCTGAAGGGCTATCGCATTGTTCACGATCCGCAGATTTTGACTACAGAGCTGGCTCCTGAGGATGTGCCGACACTCTGGTCTCAACGACGACGCTGGAGTCAGGGATGGTTAGAGGTGGCCCTAGCACATCAGCGGCGGGTGGCGCGATCGCGCTATTTTGACCTGCCTCAGCGGATCTGCTGGCTAGTTATGCTGCTCTACAGCGAAGGATTTCACCCTCTGGCCCTGCAGATCATTCCCATTGCCCTTAGCCTTTCGATGTCTGGGCTAGTGATGTCGGAGACCATGTTCAGATTTACCCTGATCAGCACGCTGCTGACCCTGCTAAGCGGGTTTCTTCAGCTTTTTGTGGCAATGAGATCGCGGCAGCAGGTGTTGCCGCTGCCACCAGCATACTTTCTGCTGTATGGCCTGCTCTCCCCAATCTACTTCTGGTTTAAGAGCCTGGTGGCAGTGGTGGCCCTCTCTTACCACCTAGGGGGGCGACGGGAGTGGCACGTAACGCGGCGGGTCAATCAAAAGGCAAAAGCCCAGGTGCTAGATCCCGCTCTACGATGACTGCTGCCACTGATACTGATAGTTCCAGTATTGCTGCACCACTGCTTCTGGTAGCGCTAGGGGCGCGAGCGTCTGGGCGTCAAGCAGGTGGCCGATTTGGGTGGCGGTGGCAATTGTGCCCTCTGAGCCGCCCAGTCGAATTTGTAAAGTCCAGCGAGTTTTGCCCAGGTTTGACAGCCATAGTCGCCCGGTTAAGACTCGCTGCGATCGCACCGGCTGCTTATACTCAATCTGCGTTGACACCAGCGCCAGGTACTGGTCTGCTCGCTGGGGAAAGTGCTGCTGCAGAAATTCTTGCCGCAGGCTTTCTAGCCAGCGCAGATAGGCAAACTCGCTGACCAATCCCCGGCTATCGAAGTCAAAAGATTGCACCTTAAACGACAGCTCAACGGCAAAGAGATCAGTGGGTGCGATCGCATTAGACTGAGTCATAATTTCCTCCTAAGAGACCGATCGGTCTTTTTTGCATCAAAAAAAATGAGCTACTGAGTTTGGGTAAATTCGGCCTGTGCCCTAACTTCTGACAGCATCTGCTCTCACCGCCTGAAGCTGGATCTGCAGATGACGAATAGCCCGCTCCAAATAAATTGAATCGTCGTAGACCTTGCTCATCATCACCGCGCCTTCAACCATGGCAATCAACAGGGTGGCCAGTTCATCGGCATCAGTGCCAGGCCGCACCTCACCCCGCTCCATTCCCCGCTCCAGCACTCGCCGAATCAGCGATTGCCAGCTATCCAGCGCTTGCCGTACCCGTTGCCGCATGACAGGATGGGTGTCGTCGCTCTCGACGGCGGTATTGAGAATGGGGCAGCCGCCCTCAATCGGGGGCTGGTCGATGTAGTGCCGATAGACCTCAAGCATTGCCAACAGCCGATCAACAGCATGGCGCTGGCTGCGAATCGCTGCCATGTAGTGCCGGGTAATTTCCTGAATCATGTACTCAAACGCTTCTAGGGCCAGTTCCTCCTTACTGCCGAAGTGATTGTAGATCCCGCCTTTTTGCAGCCCCGTCACCCGCATAATGTCAGCCATAGACGCGCCAGCATAGCCCTGCCGGTTAAACAGCAGTGCCGCTTCGCGCACAATTTTTTGGCGGGTTTCTTGGGCCTTGGACATTAACAGACCGATCGGTCTTTGCTTTTCAAAACAGTATCACATTTCTTTGGAAGGGAAAAGAAGGTGGGAAAAGTTCAGCTTAAGGGGCAAAAAATCGCAAAAACGCTTATTGCTGAGCTTTTCTGAAGTTTCTCCAATCGACTTCTGCCGTTGGCTAGGGCAAAGTTGAAACTACAGCCAGGGTGAATGGAGAGGAGCCAACGGCTTGCAAGGCTTCTTCCCTGTCCCATCTACTACTAATCCCCCCTTAACTATGTCTGCACCATCTGTCCCCAGTTCTGCTCCCAAAAACTGCACCGAATGTCCTAACTGCGGCAAGTACTCTATCGTGTACCACCGAGACGAGATTTACCGCTGCCTCAACTGCGATTTTGAGCGAGTCCTCAACAGCACT
This DNA window, taken from Pseudanabaena sp. FACHB-2040, encodes the following:
- the leuB gene encoding 3-isopropylmalate dehydrogenase; its protein translation is MTQTYRITLLPGDGIGPEIMSVTVDVLKELGRQENLSFEFQEALIGGAAIDATGSPLPEETLQTCRGSDSVLLAAIGGYKWDTLPRSQRPETGLLGLRAGLGLFANLRPAKVLPQLVDASSLKREVVEGVDIMVVRELTGGIYFGQPRGIFETEAGEQRGVNTMVYTPAEIDRIGKIAFETAQKRRGQLCSVDKSNVLEVSQLWRDRITALSADYPNIELSHMYVDNAAMQLVRWPKQFDTIVTGNLFGDILSDEAAMLTGSIGMLPSASLGADGPGVYEPVHGSAPDIAGQDKANPLAQVLSAAMMLRYDLDQPAAADRLEQAVLTVLDQGYRTGDIMAEGMTAVGCKGMGEVLLKALS
- a CDS encoding class I SAM-dependent methyltransferase codes for the protein MVSWSDGYVTEIEYTHGFYRELAPAHLQFALLCAGLSRPPDHGFTWAELGCGQGFTANLVAAANPQSRFFATDFNPSHIATARRFQSEVALDNVTFSENSFEQYIEADLPPLDYICLHGIYSWISSENRAHIVEFMRRHLKPSGVVYISYNCYPGWAAIMPLQRLIYEQGQASGGPLLDRVDQALQFVQKLSESDTGYFKANPLAAQRLNQLQKQNRHYLAHEYFNDHWHPLFVTQVAAELSPAKLMFAASANLLDHIDALNIPQSARELFASVKDPLQRQLVRDYLINQQFRRDLFIRGAVRLSPLEQLEKLRQQGFVLTQLAANIPFKFQSPLGEVALQADIYRPLIDALSEKPTTLGQLTQHSGLKQLSLERLLEALMVLVGANWAAPTLPEADLAQRRQSTERFNRAVLEQSQYSADLQFLASPLIGSGVGLDRIDQLILLGLIRKQEAAAFAWQILSAQKQTLVKDGQPLKTPEENLQELRHKETVLVQQRLPLLKQLQVVA
- a CDS encoding zinc-binding dehydrogenase; this translates as MYKVIVRAFGGVEQLDIVDLPDPIPAAGEVVVGLTSIGMNNAELMARRGEYRLISGNPPFTPGLEGGGVIVAVGSRVSDRNPGQRVILTLDAPASKGQGQGTYQSHYVVRADQTVPAPAGVPNELLGTLWLPYLTAWGCLVWQQALQPGQTVLIPGASSSVAIAAAQVVKHHGGIAVGTTTSADKLAKLQAMPEAPYDHLILTRDTDWYRAAKKLTSGKGFNVIFDPVAAGDFLNTEIRLLAHGGTLWIYGLLGKPDVVNVHPLIRKMASLRGWVLNQLSGSGVEQAAYEHVLQRVTDGTYQMPVAAQFSLREVRQAQAVMEQGKHIGKLILVP
- a CDS encoding glycosyltransferase — encoded protein: MPQLNSRKTIKTSVDLLLMLILTNGILLGFPAVLYILLLRRGGTLLPLQLAISGVYLLAAFILTAETGAVLWALGQSRQTTMRGLLQRFLRRRPELHPTAARGPEALSRLPLASTPPVSIVVVAYLPNEQSIILETLQHILTQVDWPTSRLEVILAYNTPTALPIEADLQRLAETNPTLKLLRVESSTSKAQNLNAALQIATGKMTCIFDADHHPGADCLIRAWQWLQQGQYDLVQGRNIIRNHGENWLTQLIAVEFECLYGVSHYGRSLLVDTALFGGSNGYWRTSALRRVCFRATMLTEDIDATLRALLKGYRIVHDPQILTTELAPEDVPTLWSQRRRWSQGWLEVALAHQRRVARSRYFDLPQRICWLVMLLYSEGFHPLALQIIPIALSLSMSGLVMSETMFRFTLISTLLTLLSGFLQLFVAMRSRQQVLPLPPAYFLLYGLLSPIYFWFKSLVAVVALSYHLGGRREWHVTRRVNQKAKAQVLDPALR
- a CDS encoding thioesterase family protein, translating into MTQSNAIAPTDLFAVELSFKVQSFDFDSRGLVSEFAYLRWLESLRQEFLQQHFPQRADQYLALVSTQIEYKQPVRSQRVLTGRLWLSNLGKTRWTLQIRLGGSEGTIATATQIGHLLDAQTLAPLALPEAVVQQYWNYQYQWQQSS
- a CDS encoding TetR/AcrR family transcriptional regulator, which translates into the protein MSKAQETRQKIVREAALLFNRQGYAGASMADIMRVTGLQKGGIYNHFGSKEELALEAFEYMIQEITRHYMAAIRSQRHAVDRLLAMLEVYRHYIDQPPIEGGCPILNTAVESDDTHPVMRQRVRQALDSWQSLIRRVLERGMERGEVRPGTDADELATLLIAMVEGAVMMSKVYDDSIYLERAIRHLQIQLQAVRADAVRS